A stretch of the Aphis gossypii isolate Hap1 chromosome 2, ASM2018417v2, whole genome shotgun sequence genome encodes the following:
- the LOC114129188 gene encoding tyrosine-protein phosphatase non-receptor type 14 — protein sequence MPFKLRLKKSRQYNVVSKSLYVICVELLDSTSIECTLSAESVGQECLDSVCQRLGLHQPEILGLRYISRSRNPRWVDLSRPLKRQLDKYACHFSLYLRVMYYISNVSFIKDEMTRYHFFLQLKMDVIEGRILCDADQAVLLASYSMQAEFGDHDLEKHTSEYLKDFQLFPKQLIAIQGRLESLTEAVICQHLALAGLPQGTAEEYYIIAAQQLEGYGQEKFLAKDDSSTEVTLAVSLRGVTIQNQNRTTTFYQWEDIANVINHKRYFSIEGQHENFIQFQFNDVETAKYVWNMCVLQHMFYGLHEKIDQTGDNKADLMRKNLESHIDNNLESSREELDSVDTKESVMIRGSFPFNGVRAQSTSCLDLSSSQASEKARLEKNGHKSISKLPSYRLAPDYETAVQRKYSQGDYYNQTPNLIPTTSISHQDINLHQYNNDYKQFPDVTQVNIVPTVHPMHGKTSDLDIPAQDTEYIQIFKPPPPYPISYSTPDLARACPLGYIQNPVSGSSPDLLSSRGHNFQIAPNRYNASHMLTNSDTHRTYTNLNALLEPKKNLDEFRTGFNGNNMMYYMGQHGPILNQPITSVIVNERPHNCSTVLGKCTEPIYENVPLPWNSKDVRNRASSAQLSSENKSPISKVPQQVQPVKEEVIMEKPQNEIMPMKNNTLDMSSSSNISSQLNSTSIIHSAEQSFDSSNQSSSSGTLKKDGRSKNRRKWAGLLSGAVKSKTLNRNGDISVEEFNKRHSSVPRLPIPSTISKDTMCQILEHKLEDTQLFHEFDKITKVKPNAEFSSAFVLENYSRNRHKDILPYEENRVRLSPSKENRYGYINASHITASVGNEQRFYIATQTPLPSTVNHFWQMVWEAGVHLVLDLSLPKINTIDENYGKYFPTVADHSVQFGEYHVWLQFTQETGHCVTSKLKLQHNSSRRSRSVWHLRYDQWVEQDCPTDVSHFLGFLEEMSSVREHTITEIPTGQNRNPPILVHCSTGVGRTGLAVLTDLLLYTLDHNQELDIPKTISLARHQRMLFVETVAQYKFIHSLLIYYLKNSRLI from the exons ATGCCTTTCAAATTGCGTTTAAAAAAGAGTCGACAATACAATGTCGTCTCAAAATCTCTATATGTGATTTGTGTTGAACTTCTGGACAGCACATCCATAGAATGTACCCTCTCCGCTGAGAGTGTTGGCCAAGAATGTCTAGACAGTGTATGCCAAAGACTCGGATTACATCAG cCGGAGATCTTAGGACTGCGCTACATATCTCGGTCTAGAAATCCTCGATGGGTTGATTTAAGTAGACCATTAAAAAGACAACTGGATAAATATGCATGTCATTTTAGCCTGTATTTGAGAGTCATGTACTATATTTCTAATGTATCTTTTATAAAGGACGAGATGACTAG gtatcatttttttctccaaTTGAAAATGGATGTTATTGAAGGTCGTATTCTTTGTGATGCTGATCAAGCAGTATTACTTGCTAGTTATAGCATGCAAG ccGAATTTGGAGATCATGATTTAGAAAAACATACATCTGAATATCTCAAAGATTTTCAACTTTTCCCAAAG CAACTCATAGCAATACAGGGACGTCTGGAAAGTCTCACAGAAGCTGTTATCTGCCAACATTTGGCTTTAGCAGGCTTACCTCAGGGGACTGCAGaggagtattatattatagcagcACAACAACTTGAAGGATATGGACAGGAAAAATTTTTAGCTAaa gATGATAGTTCTACTGAAGTGACACTTGCAGTTAGTCTCAGAGGTGTAACAATTCAAAACCAAAATAGAACTACAACATTTTACCA atGGGAAGATATAGcaaatgttataaatcataagCGATATTTTAGCATAGAAGGACAACATGAGAATTTTATTCAGTTTCAGTTTAATGATGTTGAAACTGCCAAATATGTATGGAACATGTGTGTTTTGCag CACATGTTTTATGGGCTGCATGAAAAAATCGATCAAACTGGTGACAACAAGGCTGACTTAATGAGAAAAAATTTGGAATCTCATATTGAC AATAATTTGGAGAGCAGCCGAGAAGAATTAGATTCTGTTGATACTAAAGAATCAGTTATGATAAGAGGTTCGTTTCCTTTTAACGGAGTTCGTGCTCAATCAACATCTTGTTTGGATTTGTCCTCTTCACAAGCAAGTGAAAAAGCGAGATTGGAAAAAAATGGACACAAATctat ATCTAAATTGCCATCATATAGATTGGCCCCAGATTATGAAACTGCTGTTCAACGTAAATATTCACAAGGCGACTATTATAATCAGACTCCAAATTTAATTCCTACTACTTCTATAAGTCATCAAGATATAAATCTTCATCAG tacaacaatgattataaacaatttcctGATGTCACTCAGGTCAATATAGTACCAACTGTTCATCCCATGCATGg aaaaacgtCAGATTTAGATATTCCAGCCCAGGACActgaatatatacaaatattcaaaCCACCGCCACCTTATCCAATTAGTTACAGTACACCAGATTTAGCAAGAGCATGTCCATTAGGGTACATTCAAAATCca gtAAGTGGTTCAAGTCCTGATCTTTTGTCATCAAGAGGTCATAATTTTCAGATTGCTCCAAATCGTTATAATGCATCTCATATGTTAACAAACTCTGATACTCATAGGACTTATACAAACTTAAATGCCTTGCTCGaaccaaaaaaa aatttagaTGAGTTTCGCACGGGTTTTAATGGAAACAATATGATGTACTATATGGGTCAGCATGGtccaattttaaatcaacCAATAACTAGTGTGATCGTAAATGAAAGACCTCATAATTGCAGTACAG ttctaGGAAAGTGCACCGAAcctatttatgaaaatgtacCATTGCCATGGAATTCTAAAGATGTTCGCAACCGTGCATCTAGTGCACAATTATCTTCTGAGAATAAATCACCTATTAGTAAGGTGCCTCAACAAGTGCAACCTGTAAAGGAAGAAGTTATCATGGAAAAACcacaaaatgaaattatgccaatgaaaaataatactttagatATGAGCAGTAGTTCTAATATTTCATCACAATTAAATTCAACCTCAATTATTCATTCAGCAGAGCAGTCTTttg attCTTCAAACCAAAGCAGTAGTAGTGGAACACTAAAAAAAGATGGAAGGAGTAAAAATCGTCGAAAATGGGCAGGTTTGTTAAGTGGTgcagtaaaaagtaaaactttaAACAGAAATGGTGATATTAGCGTGGAGGAATTTAATAAACGACACTCATCTGTTCCACGACTTCCTATACCGTCAACTATTTCTAAAGACACtatg TGCCAAATCTTAGAACATAAGTTAGAAGACACACAGTTATTCCatgaatttgataaaataactaaagtcAAACCAAATGCAGAATTTTCTTCTGCTTttgtattagaaaattattcaaggaatag acATAAGGATATTCTGCCTTATGAAGAAAATCGTGTTCGTCTATCACCAAGTAAAGAGAACCGATATGGGTATATAAATGCATCCCATATTACT GCATCAGTGGGAAATGAACAGAGATTTTATATAGCTACACAAACACCTTTACCAAGTACAGTGAATCACTTTTGGCAAATGGTGTGGGAGGCTGGAGTACACCTTGTCCTAGATTTGTCTTTACCTAAAATCAATACTATAGATGAAAATTATGGGAAATACTTCCCAACAGTTGCTGATCATTCTGTACAATTTGGGGag TATCATGTGTGGCTACAGTTTACGCAGGAGACTGGTCATTGCGTTACTAGTAAATTAAAACTCCAACATAACTCATCTAGACGATCAAGGAGTGTTTGGCATTTGCGGTATGATCAATGGGTCGAGCAAGATTGTCCAACTGATGTTTCACATTTTCTTG GTTTCTTAGAAGAAATGAGTTCAGTACGTGAACACACAATCACAGAAATACCAACGGGACAAAATCGCAATCCACCGATTCTTGTCCATTGTAGTACAGGAGTGGGTAGAACTGGCCTTGCAGTATTAACTGATCTTctactatacacattagatcaCAATCAG gaATTGGACATACCTAAAACCATATCACTGGCTCGACATCAGCGCATGTTGTTTGTGGAAACAGTTGctcaatacaaatttatacattcattgctcatttactatttgaaaaattcacGTCTCATttag